A genome region from Erythrolamprus reginae isolate rEryReg1 chromosome 4, rEryReg1.hap1, whole genome shotgun sequence includes the following:
- the C4H3orf38 gene encoding uncharacterized protein C3orf38 homolog: MASVGAGMTERERDGSRELLELLQTDDLLALADTVTSRLVQPSNRQDAINVILLYSQSAEELLKRKKVFREIIFKYLATKGIIVPPSSEKHQLVYRAKEYWCEGLKVCVSEQTYTNPSMQQEDGGTPGDQDDNKECHNLAEEFCQWYFRMLNSQNPLIGEPQQEWGPQHFWGDVTLKFCYNTSEQNMEEYSGAELVSLRLLSLVKEEYLFLNPNLNAGGLKCTVSRYGLVVVAVAGTVHRSTSCLGIFEQIFGLIRCPYRENTWKIKFVNLKIVGQNAIEPGTHTERPRIKYEQEELQEFYVSKELTLIEPQKY, from the exons ATGGCTTCGGTTGGGGCGGGGATGACCGAGCGCGAGCGGGACGGCTCCCGGGAGCTGTTGGAACTGCTCCAGACCGATGACCTGCTGGCTCTAGCGGACACGGTGACCAGCCGTCTTGTGCAGCCCAGCAACCGCCAAG ATGCCATAAATGTCATCTTGCTGTACAGTCAAAGTGCTGAAGAGCtgttgaaaagaaagaaagtatttCGAGAGATAATCTTCAAGTACTTGGCAACAAAAGGAATTATAGTGCCACCTTCTTCTGAAAAGCATCAACTTGTTTATCGTGCCAAAGAGTACTGGTGTGAAGGGCTGAAAGTCTGTGTTTCAGAGCAAACTTATACTAATCCTAGTATGCAG CAAGAAGATGGAGGAACACCAGGCGATCAAGATGACAACAAAGAGTGTCACAATCTGGCAGAAGAATTTTGTCAGTGGTATTTTAGAATGCTAAACTCTCAGAACCCATTGATTGGAGAACCACAACAAGAATGGGGACCACAACATTTTTGGGGTGATGTAACTCTAAAATTTTGTTACAACACCTCTGAACAAAACATGGAAGAGTACTCAGGTGCCGAATTGGTGAGCCTTCGCTTGCTGTCATTAGTGAAAGAAGAATACCTCTTCCTGAATCCCAACTTGAATGCAGGTGGCCTGAAGTGTACAGTTTCACGATATGGATTAGTTGTGGTAGCAGTAGCTGGCACAGTTCATAGAAGTACTTCTTGTTTGGGAATCTTTGAACAAATCTTTGGCCTCATCCGCTGCCCATATAGGGAGAATACGTGGAAAATCAAGTTTGTTAATCTAAAGATTGTTGGCCAGAATGCCATAGAGCCTGGGACCCATACAGAAAGACCCCGCATAAAATACGAGCAAGAAGAACTGCAAGAATTTTATGTGTCCAAGGAACTTACCTTGATTGAGCCTCAAAAATACTGA